In Flavobacterium hankyongi, the genomic window TAGTTTCACCAAAATGTTTAGCTTCTTTAATCGCTCCACTTGCCCAAGTCCCTGTATCAAGATAAGTAGCCTTACCGTTTTCTCTCATTAAGTTGTAAGGAACCATGAGAAATTCTAAGCTAGCACCTCCATGCAAGAATAATGCCTGATAACCTTTTCCTTCTAATCCCAGAAGTTCAAGAACCAAAGCACGTGCTTCTTCCATTACCGAGACAAATGCTGCACTGCGATGTGAAATTTCAAGGATGGATAAATCCATTCCGTTAAAATTGAGAATAGCCTTTGCTAACTGCTCAAAAACTTCCTGCGGTAAAATACATGGTCCGGCGCTGTAATTGTGTTTTTTCATTGTGTAGTTTGTGTGTTGTTTATCGGATTTTTTAAAATCATCACAAATTTCGTGAAATAGATAACAAAAAAGCCTAATTGTTGTTAACATTAGGCTTTAGTTTATTAACGAAAACGTTTTCGTGCTTTATGATTGTAACAAAAAGTCTAATGTATCTATGTTATCTGCATAGTCCCAAAGCTTTGGCTTTTGTGTTTGTCCAAACGGAATACTGTTTGGAACCAAATTATTGGAGACAATGCATTGAATGGAGTCTGCTTCATTTTTTAAACGTAACTCTACATCTTTAATGTCTTGATAGAACTCATAAAATACAGATGAAATAGGAGAGGCATAGCTCGTGTCTTCCTTAATTGTTAAAAATCCATTGTCTAGAATTTGGAACAAACTCATTAAAAAAACCGCCTTATTGTAATCGTAATTGTTAGCGTATTTTTCATATTTTATGATATCTTGATATTCAAAAATGGCTTCAAAAAAGTTTTTGAAATCGTAGCCTTCTGGAACAAAAAGTTTGGAAACATTACGACACCCTAATCCAAAATAACGAAATATATCTTCTCCTAAATTAACCAAATCTTTGGTCGATTCATTTCCATTTAAAACTGCTACTGAATTTCTGTTTTTACGGATAATACTAGGTTTGTCTTTAAAATAATATTCGAAGTAACGGGCTGTATTATTACTTCCAGTAGCAATTACGGCGTCAAAATTTTCAAGTTTACCTTCGCTAAATTCAATGTAATTTTTTAATACAGGTTCTACTTCAATTAGATAATTGGCCAAAAATGG contains:
- a CDS encoding acyl-CoA reductase, with product MLQKDKINAFIELGKFLSQFQLEKSVKIEDVKFNYLYFDRFLNLIELSQSHNGWFTPEQVYFSIKSWAEALTEENINQWLSNYNFQEVTTKTVGLILAGNIPLVGFHDFLSVLIAGHKVLVKTSSNDQHLLPFLANYLIEVEPVLKNYIEFSEGKLENFDAVIATGSNNTARYFEYYFKDKPSIIRKNRNSVAVLNGNESTKDLVNLGEDIFRYFGLGCRNVSKLFVPEGYDFKNFFEAIFEYQDIIKYEKYANNYDYNKAVFLMSLFQILDNGFLTIKEDTSYASPISSVFYEFYQDIKDVELRLKNEADSIQCIVSNNLVPNSIPFGQTQKPKLWDYADNIDTLDFLLQS